DNA from Clarias gariepinus isolate MV-2021 ecotype Netherlands chromosome 8, CGAR_prim_01v2, whole genome shotgun sequence:
TAGGTTTGTTTTGTTCTAGATTAATGTTAATCACTTTGACCTAAACATTCATTTGGACTGTAGATTTGTTACTTTGTATTTAAGTGTTGCCTGGttaaacaaaaactttaaaaatgttgagTATGGTATGATTATTCTTGTCATTATATATTCTTTTCAAGGTCGTCATCATTCTTTGACATTattttgccaaaagtatttgcgtgcatatgaacttaagtaacgtatatacaatatatatatatatatatatatatatatatatatatatatatatatccaagaCTCAAATTCACTTAAAAGCAAGATTTCTCCATTTACTCTGATCCACAGAAGAAACATAGCACCATGTATCCTTGAAAAATAAGATACAGAGTACCTATTTGTAAACTTTAGTGTAAAATATCACTGGGGTCATACATTTTTTtcgaatatttttatttttcttgtgtCAAGTCCTTTTCAACTTACATCTACAGTAGTAGCAAACAATCTACTTTACATACTATGGTGCTATATATGGTGCAAGAAAGTATCAGCGTCCAGCGCTGAGCAAAGGACATGATGGGCTCTGTCAGTATTATCACAGATTACTGGTTGAGAGGCAATTGAGAGATGGTCATAGGAACATGGTTGTTGATGGTGACATGTCTTCGTGTCTGGCATCGCAGCATCCCCATGATGGCTCTTCTAAACcttaagcaaataaaacaaacagaatgATAATGTGCATATGGGCATGACCTGATCACAATAATTTTATGGCATGACCTGATTACGATTAATTTATTAGCCACAATTCATGTTCCAGACCATTGGAGCAAATTACTTCCTGTTGGCGATAACATAGATGCAGGGGTTGTAGAAGGTGGAAGACTTTGCAAAGAGAGGGGCGATGATTGCCATCGGTGCAGGAATCTTTCTAGGATCGCCAAATGATGCCCAAAGACACACAATAGAGTAAGGAGACCAGGCCAACAAAAACATCACAATCATCACAATAGACATCTGCAAAACACAGGTAAATATCAAGCTTATACACCAACAACAAATACATTAGTTTCATtataatgcaaaaagaaaagaaagggaaaCAATGCTTGCCTTAGTTACATCTTTCTGGTCTGACCAATCAATGTTTATGCTGTCTAGGCAGTTGCCTGCCTTGTACCTTCTCATGGTGACTGAAACATTGTAATAGCAATACAGCATGACAGAGAGTGGTATgataaaattaactaaaatcaCAGCCATTGTGTATGAGATAAAAGACCTGCAGTGACAGaaggtaagaaaaaaatattaacaccaACAGAACATTGTAGAGGTCGAAGAACACAACTGTAGTCTATAGTCAATAGTCTAGTCTcatgtttcctaggattgaatGAGGCAGATACATAGTGTTGTTAAGCAGATAAAGCATGAAGCTGACAATATAAAAAAACGCGTATATTACTGGCTAAGTGACCAGCTATAAGggtttttacaaaacattttttggtaAAAGGAACCCACGCATCATTGTTCCTCCAGTTGATTGTGCAGGTAGCTCCAGTTGGATCAGGTGCATATCCAGCCCAACCCACAATTGGCATGGCAGACCAGAACACTGCATTTAGCCATGCAGCCATAATCAacagtgtatatgagtgtgtcgTCATCTTTTGGCCTACAAGCACATCAGCATGCAAACAGTACAGTTTAGTCTGGttagtataaaaaaatttaaaaaaaaaaacatttgatgaATATTAAAGTTCATACCAATATCAGGTCTGCAGATGCTAATATATCTGTCAATGGCTACCACAGTGAGCAGTCCAATGCTGGCCATCCCAAAGAATATGTTTAGGGCAGCATAGACCTTCAAGAGATATATTAACAGATTACAGGCAGAAGTCCAAATACATTGCATTGCCAAAAAAGTCActgtttggatttaaataacCAAATAATTAAGACCCCTTGATTATACAATTATTgcaatgaataaaatgtttcGGCTGGCAGTGATTATTTTAACTCTacctgatgcagtgagtagcttttcttttataataaccATGTCAGAAGATATACCCCATTGTTGAAATGATGTTACTGTGtttcaaaagggtcaaattatttccTGCATCAAACAACGAAAATAACTAAGGAGACTGCTAAAATGACTTGGCATGAATTGGCTTAAGAACTGTTCAACACtgattaaaacctggaaggtaGGTGCTGACCAGGTGCATTGCTTGCTGTtgttctcttcttaccctgatggcCCCCATCACCTGGTATAGGGCCAATCCATATTCATAAAaccaaatgatttattttccaatgctccaaagtccaatctttatttaTCCTAGCAATGTGAAACATTTTCCcccactaacaagtggtttaaGAGTTTAAGTCATCTCCAATCGCggtcattcatttttttttttattttttttttttttaaaaccacatttcttccataaaGTTGACAGCAATTTCTTCCATAAAGTTGACTCAGCAATGTTTCAGTAagtgaccaggttatcacatcagcacatttttttcctttttccttttctgatGGCACGGCCATATTCCAGTATGACAATGTCAAGATCTACCAGTCTTAATTTGCGATTCTGGGTAATTGAGGAATCAGTTTCTCTTGGCCACTACAGAGTCCTGATCTTAACCCCATTAAAAGTATTTGAGATTTGCTGGAtctcaaacaaaaatgtatgtaagtataaatattgtgacATTACATTTGGTTGTCCAAACAATGCCACAGTGAACGTGCAAACAAAGTAAAATGCGATCCAAAATATTAGACTGTGTGACTTTTTTCTGTCAGGCAGTGCAGATTTTCTTaacatacattatatactgtTGATAATGTATGATAAATAGGGGTGTAACAATCAGTGttggggacgttactttttaaagtaactaataacTGTAactttctaataaaagtaactagttatagtacttttccactgcagaaaattaaaacccctttgtgattcctcatgcatgttgtttcaatcaagacctttataattattctactatcatcactcagcgaagtttgccccataatctgttaattactaatacccctatctcacctaagCGGTTTcgtgcggtggccgtaagtacggttcaccATGATTCACCCGCAAGTTTTGGGGCTGTGATTATGTTTCCATTTTTCCGAGCATCAGTCCTTTCAGAAGCTCTCGGACCTTGCAGAATTTTGCAGAACGTATAAATAATCCAAGTTACTTTGTAACACGTTACACACAACACTGTTAACAATATTAATGTTGCCTCTAAATTAGGcctgtaataattattttttattaataatttaattaaatcatgcacaatagaaaaataacaagcctatttttgtgtaaaattaaataagtcaAACATTACCATGAACAGTGGTTTAATATTGTTAACATGTTTTGCAGGTTcatcatatttttaaaagaaaaatgtatacatgTGACCTTTCATATCATATCAGACAGGTTAGTTTAtcaagtttttaatttttgttaagtTGGTTGATAAATACTTTATGGTCCTGATGCTTTAACAGCATTTTAATGAACACTGTCCAAGCTGGTTATTCTATTTGTGCCAgacaaacatgaattttattgcTATAGAACTGCATTGTTGGTGGGGATTTTTTTGAGGGGGGATAGCAAGAAAATCCTGGTATCAAAATGAGGCTTaggtttcttcctttcttaTTATATCCCAGAATCCTATATTCTAAAATCACCGGAGGCCAAAATTGGACTGGCCATATATCAGCAACTGGACAAGATACAGTAATAACTATCAATTGAAGCAGGCATCATGTTTTttcctaaaattttaattgaaataaaaatctctgaCTCAGGAAATATGACAGACTGAAACATAACAAGTTCTGTTGCAGTGCTTTAGTCGACACTATAAACTGAAAAGTTCAGAAGTAGGATAAAATGGTTTTCTTCTGTGACCCCTTTGAAGTCACCTCTATCAGTTACTTCACCAGTGCAGATGATTCTTTTTAACTGCACAGGTTCTCCACAAAATGGCATGAGAAAATGCCACCAGTGTGATTTCGGCTGTGCAGATTGAGCTCTCTAGTGTTCAAAGCGCGCAAATGTACTGGATGCATATTTAACAGTTGATTTCCAAAACACATTTCCATGATCTACATCATTAGATTTTGTTTGCATTATGATGCGTCATGTCATAATGCATCCTTACAGTACACCCCTAATGATAATGTAGCggattataaacatttttaggcagcAGGATCTGCAAgctaatttaatatgaataagTTCTTCGATTTCAACATATCTgtgatcaataaataaaaaaacaaacctggCAACCAGTGTACCCGAATTTCCAACTGCCATGCAGATCCGAAGCAGCAGACATGGGGTAACCGATGCCTGCTACTCCAACATCAGTAAAAGCCAGATTGATGATGATGGCATTGGTGGCATTACGCagttctttaaactttacaAACATAATTAGCACCACAAGATTACTGGACAAACTGATCACACCTGcgcacagaaagagaaagaaaaagggaaaaagatcAGACATAAAGTAacctattttaattatatataccTGTTTTACATTCTGTATGCAGCAGTAAGCTATTAGTTATTTCTCTGAAATAAATAAGCATGACAAAAATTACACATGTGTAATCATCGGCCTATGTGatattttatagcatttatAACACATTGTCACAGCCATACAGACATtcaaatacacaaatacactctACATGCAGCAATGAGGTATCCAGCAACAATGTTGTGTTCCGTTTGTGTGAAAGCGCTTTTTCCACCAAAGCTGATGACTTCATTTGAGGAATTCAGGATTTCAGGTCCCATATCTCAAAAACTGAAACCACTGTTTAGATGTCCTTACTGTCCAGCCCAGTTCACTTGGATAAAAGAAATATCCTCTAACATGTTCAGCAAACAGCAAGGAGTGAAAGAGTGGGGTGAGAAAGGGTTTTGGGATGTAAACTGGGGGTTTAGG
Protein-coding regions in this window:
- the rrh gene encoding visual pigment-like receptor peropsin; the protein is MGPEILNSSNEVISFGGKSAFTQTEHNIVAGYLIAACVISLSSNLVVLIMFVKFKELRNATNAIIINLAFTDVGVAGIGYPMSAASDLHGSWKFGYTGCQVYAALNIFFGMASIGLLTVVAIDRYISICRPDIGQKMTTHSYTLLIMAAWLNAVFWSAMPIVGWAGYAPDPTGATCTINWRNNDASFISYTMAVILVNFIIPLSVMLYCYYNVSVTMRRYKAGNCLDSINIDWSDQKDVTKMSIVMIVMFLLAWSPYSIVCLWASFGDPRKIPAPMAIIAPLFAKSSTFYNPCIYVIANRKFRRAIMGMLRCQTRRHVTINNHVPMTISQLPLNQ